A genomic stretch from Arachis stenosperma cultivar V10309 chromosome 3, arast.V10309.gnm1.PFL2, whole genome shotgun sequence includes:
- the LOC130965530 gene encoding phloretin 4'-O-glucosyltransferase-like yields the protein MPHHHFLLITYPAQGHINPSLQLAKRLINLGARVTVSTTVHVHRRMSDKPSIPGLSFAPFSDGYDDGFTRSDDSSYAHYAAEYKRRGTEFVTDLINSAAEEGQHPFTCVVYTFLQNWVAEVARAFHLPAVVLWTQPAVLLDIHYFYFHGYRDYVNEKITQEPSSCSLELPGLPPLQPSRDLPSFYLESNSSTKFRNSFIVSRIEKQFRDLDQEVKPRILANTVEALEPDALRAVDDKLDVIPIGPLIPSAFLDDDQDGGGDSSYGGNIFKRSDDYVEWLDSQAEKSVVYVSFGSFCVLAKKQMEEMARALLDLGHPFLWVIREKVKKEKEREEEEEEELSCREELEARGKIVEWCSQVEVLSHGSLGCFVTHCGWNSTMESLASGVPMVAFPQWLDQKTNAKLVEDVWKTGVRVENEEEKEEGVVEAGEIKRCLDMVMGSGEKAKELRENADKWKRLAREAVKEGGSSDKNLKTFLHHVHDLMPQS from the coding sequence ATGCCCCACCACCACTTCCTCCTCATCACATACCCCGCACAGGGCCACATAAACCCTTCCCTCCAGTTAGCAAAGCGGCTCATTAATTTAGGCGCACGCGTCACTGTTTCCACCACCGTCCACGTGCACCGCCGCATGTCCGACAAACCCTCCATCCCTGGCCTCTCCTTCGCCCCCTTCTCCGACGGCTACGACGACGGTTTCACCCGCTCCGATGACTCCAGCTACGCCCACTACGCCGCTGAGTACAAGCGCCGCGGAACCGAGTTCGTCACCGATCTCATAAACTCCGCCGCCGAAGAAGGCCAGCACCCTTTCACTTGTGTAGTCTACACCTTCCTACAAAACTGGGTGGCAGAGGTGGCGCGTGCGTTTCACCTTCCTGCGGTTGTCCTCTGGACTCAACCAGCGGTGCTCTTGGACATCCACTACTTCTACTTTCACGGCTACCGTGACTACGTCAACGAGAAAATTACCCAAGAGCCTTCGTCGTGTTCCTTGGAGCTTCCAGGGTTGCCGCCGTTGCAACCCTCACGTGACCTACCTTCATTTTATTTGGAATCGAATAGTTCGACTAAGTTTCGGAACTCTTTCATTGTTTCACGGATTGAAAAACAGTTTCGAGATCTTGACCAAGAAGTCAAACCAAGAATATTAGCCAACACCGTTGAAGCGTTGGAACCTGATGCCCTGAGGGCCGTTGATGATAAGTTGGACGTGATACCAATCGGGCCGTTGATTCCTTCGGCGTTCTTGGACGATGATCAAGATGGAGGTGGTGATAGTTCGTATGGCGGTAATATCTTCAAACGATCAGATGATTACGTAGAGTGGTTGGACTCGCAGGCGGAGAAATCGGTGGTTTATGTGTCGTTTGGTAGCTTCTGTGTGTTGGCGAAGAAGCAGATGGAGGAAATGGCGCGTGCGTTGTTGGATTTAGGGCATCCATTCTTGTGGGTTATTAGGGAGAAAgtaaagaaagagaaagagagagaggaagaggaagaggaagaattaAGCTGCAGAGAGGAATTAGAAGCGAGGGGGAAGATAGTGGAGTGGTGCTCGCAGGTGGAGGTTTTGTCGCATGGCTCATTGGGATGTTTTGTGACACACTGTGGTTGGAATTCGACGATGGAAAGCTTAGCATCTGGGGTACCAATGGTGGCGTTTCCGCAATGGTTGGACCAGAAGACGAATGCGAAGCTAGTAGAAGATGTGTGGAAGACAGGGGTGAGGGTGGAAAATGaggaagagaaggaagaaggggTGGTGGAAGCTGGTGAAATAAAGAGGTGTTTGGATATGGTAATGGGAAGTGGAGAGAAAGCGAAGGAACTGAGAGAGAATGCAGACAAGTGGAAGAGGTTGGCGAGGGAAGCTGTGAAGGAAGGTGGCTCTTCGGACAAGAATCTCAAGACTTTTCTTCATCACGTGCATGACTTAATGCCTCAAAGTTGA